DNA from Trichomycterus rosablanca isolate fTriRos1 chromosome 23, fTriRos1.hap1, whole genome shotgun sequence:
TCTTTCATTATATAGTTTATCACtgcatatcacacacacacacacacacacacacacacacacacacacatcattagATTATATATAGTTGTAGGTTTCACCCCTGgtttgttgttctctctttgAGACACACAGATGCGTACATCACTCCGTCCTCGTTCACCTCTTCAtctctcttttcttcttttttcttcctcCTGATGGAAGCAGAAGAACATGGTGAGCAGTTCAGTACAGGAAGAACTTCTAGAACATAGCCTAGATTAGAATAGACCAGAATGTGTAATACATTTTGGATTCTTACCTCCTGCTGTAAATTACAGCTGCAGCGACTGATAGGATCAAAATCCCTCCACCAATCCCCAAAATAATCCAGACCAGCCACTGAGACTCTGTTCCTAAACAGAAGCAAACATTAACATTGTAAATCAGCACtgctttttaattcattaacatgctatttttataattaaaatttaCCTGAGCTGATGGACCCACCCTCCACCTGAATGCTGATCGTATCAGATCCTGAGCTCATGCTGCTGTTCCATGTGCAGGTATAACTCCCAGAATCCTCCACAGTTAGATTGGAAAACTGAAGAACGGGTCCTGATCTGTGCAGGTTCTGGTTGTTCTTGGACCAAACGAACTGTGAGGAACTGTGTGTGCAGTTCACGTGACATGTCAGATTTAAGGAGTCCCCTGGTTTAAGGGTCCCGTTTCCACTGAGCCTGTTTAGTTCCACCTTTAAATCTTACAGAGAACAAAGAGTCACACCAGTGAATCAGGACTAAGAGCAGATTATTATGAACAATATGAAAACACATAAATGATCACAAATATGTACCTGAGACTGTAAGAGTCACTCCAGGATCTCCTGTATATTTACCAGTAGTAACATCAGTTATAAATCTGAATCTGTACTCTCCAGaataattaaattttacattCTGGATGAACAGAGTACAGTTTGATTTGTCGTCTCCACCGTACACAAAGTCTGAAGTGACGTTTGACGCGCTGTCATAAACGTACAGTGATTCCTCACACCATTTATAGTTCGAGTTCATTGAGCACCAGAGCATTTGTACCACCTTATACCCGCTCTGTGGGTAGGAATAATAACAGGGAAGGGTGACGCTGAACCCTCTCACAGCACAGATATTTTTCCCAGGATAAAACACCACCCAGTTACTGCTGTCTGTTAGAACTCctgtaaaacacaaaaacaagaaaataCACACTACCATAAAACACTTGTATtagcaccaaacacacacacacacacacacacacacacacacactttcatgaAACACACATACTCATGGCAGGTTAGTGATaacagtactggactagtgatcactGGTACCCATCATTGCCAAGATGCAATGGTTGGGTCCCTGTGTGAGGCCCTTAACTAACACAGAATTCAGTTTCTACAAttctaagttgctttggataaaagcatctgctgaatgaTGTTAATGGAAAcagcacctacacacacacaggaacattCTCTCCTGTGCTACCTTCTTGCACTTCTCGCACGCATTCGCGTTTTtgttagtcatttccaattcccctgCTGTCTGCACCACTGCGTCCTGGCTCTGGAGCGCTCCTGTGGTGGACACTGTGGTGGAGCTCTATAGGTGCTGCGCTACTCGAGCGTCCGGGCAATTTTTAACAGATaaaaagactttattgatccacttggggaaattaacttgttacagcagtatgaaagAAAAGtgataaaaacaggaaaaacaACCCAAGAGCTGCTAGAGAAAAATGCTCACAAAGTGTGTAGTTAAATACACTAAAAGATTCCCTTTAAAACAACTGATGTacttaataattattatgaatatatacatgaaaatataaataatatatgacATATTGCATctttaaatatgaataataaaccCCTCCAGACTCGTGTAGTGGATGTaagaataagaaaataaaagctgCTAATGTGTGAATGAACCAGTAATGCATTTATATCACAATTACAATTCAGTGAACAAGtgaaagatgttttgggtctcAGAAGGACGTGAACTTTTGGCTTTTCTGAAGAGTGCATTTGTGGGCTTTTGTGCAAATTTAATCAAAAGTGCACTTGTAAGGTTGAGACGAAGGAAGGGAAAGTACTGGATTTTTGTACTGGACCATCACAAGAACAGATAATGAACTGAGTGTAACCAAACAAACCAAgaatatattacaaataaaaactataataataatattattaataataataacaataataataactatataataagaataataataattcataccGAACAGAGAGAGCAGAACGATTCGCAACTGCAGCATCTTCATCTCTTCTTCAGGAAGTGCTCAATAAGATCagttttctatatttatttatgcagaTTTGAAACACTTTCTGAAAGAAAAGTTCTTTAAACTGTCAGTAAACAACAGTTATAAAATAAACTTGTGAAGCTGGTGTGAAGAATCTGATACAAACACAACATTACAGTAAATACACACGTTCTTCTAGATTCCTGAATCTGATCAACAGATAAAATGTTCTACAGGGtggggaaataaaaaaaaacatctaataATGGCTGAATATGAAACATGATCTTCatgacaaacacagacacaccttAGAATTCCTCCCAGTTCCAGCAGACAGGTAGTGGTGGGTGGATCAAATATCAAAATATCAGaatatcgatattatcaatACCAACGTTGATATTGGTATCgaatcgatactagtgtgatggaaGTCAATACTTCAGTTTAACTTTttctacattcagcacgtttctcccgtttgatcagaaagtaaagatcatgtgtgtacagactcTCTCCTCTCACATCTCACATCCACACCCTGCTCCTCTCATCCTGCTCTACTGGTTTACTGTGGTTTAAACCTAATCCAGattaaatacacaaaaatgAATCATGCGTCTATAACAGATTTATAATGAATCTACAAACTTCAGCTTAAAAAAGTTTGTGATACAAACAAGACGTGATCatttgtaaatcatttattataagaattattgttaactttattttttgtaaatacacattttacatttgtaaataCAAGCCTacaaatttatttacatcttaGATTACAGATCCACAAGCTTGCGAGAACGGAAATTGAACCCGAGTGCAAATGTTAAATCAAGGTAAAACAACATCGCAGGTATAAAAATGCTAACAAAAATGAGgcggccaaaataacagaaacaaagaagcCAATTAAAGATGTCCGCAGCTCTGACAGAACAGGGAAAAGCAGGGAAAGAGGCTCCGGTCATCCACGACAACTCAGTTCTCAAAACCTGTTGCTAGTTTTAGTGAGTTTCCTGCCTTTGTCCTTTTTTGGGAGCTTGGGGTGtcactcagtggtggattgagtagctggcattGGCAACTCACTTCCTTATACTTCCATTACTTCTCTTCTGTGTGGTTTAGCTGGCAGGTTTATGGATTATGCCCCTGTGCGTGAGCGCATGGTCACCTACATTCTTCTACATGTGGACTTTTAATGAATAGAACCCAGAAGTTGgagttccaatcattcagtcacagaaaatcaACAGTTTTGTATataaacagaaatgtaaatcCTCTCATTACTACATACAATACATCCTTGTGCGTGTTTGACCTCAACTGCAccactttatattttattaacgaTTTTAGAACATGAATTGTTCCACACAGTGAAACACTCTGAGGTGTCAGAACGATAAATGAGTGAACAGTTCCACACTGTGTGTATCTGAGCTGGAATAGTGGATCAGTGGAGCTTAACATCACTGTAGATCACAGAATCATCCTGCTGATCATCCTGAACGTTCCTGTAATCACCAACACAAATAATACCATATTATCTTTCATTATATAGTTTATCACtgcatatcacacacacacacacacacacacacatcattagACTATATAGAGTTGTAGTTTTTACCCCtggtttgttgttttctttttttggacACACACAGATGCGTACATCACTCCGTCCTCGTTCACCTCTTCAtctctcttttcttcttttttcttcctcCTGATGGAAGCAGAAGAACACGGTGAGCAGTTCAGTACAGGAAGAACTTCTAGAACATACCACACAAGAACTAACCGAGGAACCGTCACGCCTGGATATTTTTAACAGCAGGTGAGTCTGATTTCTGATAGATGATTTATCTCCTGGTTAATACTGGTAATGCTGGGATGTAAGTTCTGTCCTGGTATGATCCAGGCCCTGTGATCTGATTATTGGTTTTCTGATTTGCTGGTGTGTTCTGCACTGTTTAATGATTTAAATTGATGGAATTCATTCTAAACTGTTTGAGGATGAGTAATATGAGACTCTTGATGGGATCAGTTCTTACCCCTTGTTTGCTTTCTTGTTTTTGATGCGCACACTTGCGTACGTCACTTCATTCTGGTTTATCACCTCCTCATCAGGCTGGTCAGTCTGAGGGTCTCGTTTTGG
Protein-coding regions in this window:
- the LOC134300738 gene encoding carcinoembryonic antigen-related cell adhesion molecule 1-like, which produces MKMLELIVALLALSGVLTDSSNWAVFYPEKNICAVRGFSATLPCNYSYPQSRYKVVQILWCLMNSKFCENSLIVYNSSSKITSDFVYGGDDKSNCTLFIQNVKFNYSGEYRFRFITNVSDGKWSGHPGVNLTVSDLKVKLIRLSGNGTLKPGDSLNLTCHVNCTHSSSQIVWSKNNQNLNRSGPVLHFPNLTVEDSGNYTCTWRTNVTSGSDTISIYVEGGNWVVFYPGKNICAVRGFSVTLPCYYSYPQSGYKVVQMLWCSMNSNYKWCEESLYVYDSASNVTSDFVYGGDDKSNCTLFIQNVKFNYSGEYRFRFITDVTTGKYTGDPGVTLTVSDLKVELNRLSGNGTLKPGDSLNLTCHVNCTHSSSQFVWSKNNQNLHRSGPVLQFSNLTVEDSGSYTCTWNSSMSSGSDTISIQVEGGSISSGTESQWLVWIILGIGGGILILSVAAAVIYSRRRKKKEEKRDEEVNEDGVMNVQDDQQDDSVIYSDVKLH